A genomic stretch from Methylophilus medardicus includes:
- a CDS encoding ParA family protein: MRRVLVANTKGGCGKTTLATNLAGYLAQLGHKIVLEDLDRQQSSASWLARRPAHVATVFNAEDLGKSALQKADWVIADSPGALSEKKISDAVAEADLVLVPIAPSAFDIGATQDFLALLAEEKAVRKHKTFVGLVGMRVMPRTHSAERLLTFMDESGFAVLSMLRSSQIYVTAAEEGLSIFELSNTLKEVDIAQWNPVTDWILQNS, from the coding sequence ATGCGCAGGGTATTGGTGGCAAATACCAAAGGAGGCTGTGGCAAAACCACTTTAGCCACGAATCTTGCGGGCTACTTAGCGCAGCTGGGTCATAAAATTGTGCTGGAAGACCTTGACCGGCAACAATCTTCAGCCAGTTGGCTAGCGCGCCGACCCGCCCATGTGGCCACCGTTTTTAACGCTGAGGACCTTGGTAAATCCGCTTTGCAAAAAGCGGATTGGGTGATTGCAGATTCGCCGGGCGCGTTGAGTGAGAAAAAGATTTCTGATGCTGTGGCAGAGGCTGATTTGGTGTTGGTGCCGATTGCACCTTCTGCCTTTGATATCGGCGCCACACAAGACTTTTTAGCCCTGCTGGCTGAAGAAAAGGCAGTACGCAAACATAAGACTTTTGTTGGCTTGGTTGGCATGCGAGTGATGCCACGCACACATTCGGCAGAACGCCTGTTAACCTTTATGGATGAGTCTGGCTTTGCTGTGCTCTCCATGTTGCGTTCTTCACAAATCTACGTCACGGCTGCCGAAGAGGGATTGAGTATTTTTGAGTTGTCGAACACTCTCAAAGAGGTGGACATTGCACAATGGAATCCGGTCACTGATTGGATTTTGCAAAACAGTTAA